A window of Paenibacillus sp. 19GGS1-52 contains these coding sequences:
- a CDS encoding extracellular solute-binding protein — protein MENYKKTLQAITGTEELYGVPFAANADGIIYNKDEFKALGLTVPTTKDEMDKVLETIKAAGKVPFYFAFKDAWTAVPAWNVFVADLQPASFFADRKAGTTTFAAAHKDLMNQYIEFMQNGQSGDRFTNGYNDGNAEFAKGSSVMYLQGVWAIPEILKANPDIKLGVFAYPLSNDTSKNYLVSGVDVLFSLSATSKVTAEATKFIDFMMEADNAQQYIDEQKSFSTINNIFQNDEVYSDLKPIFAEGRVADFPDHYINGMAVDVILQELMQKKNVDNALAEMDTQYDKMASR, from the coding sequence ATTGAGAATTACAAGAAAACACTGCAAGCGATTACAGGTACCGAAGAGCTCTATGGTGTTCCTTTTGCTGCTAATGCAGACGGTATTATCTACAATAAAGATGAGTTCAAAGCCTTGGGTTTAACGGTCCCAACTACTAAGGATGAAATGGATAAGGTTTTGGAGACCATTAAAGCAGCAGGTAAAGTGCCATTCTATTTTGCTTTCAAAGATGCCTGGACTGCGGTTCCTGCCTGGAATGTATTTGTAGCAGACTTGCAGCCTGCGTCGTTCTTTGCGGATCGTAAAGCAGGAACTACAACTTTCGCTGCTGCTCATAAAGACCTGATGAATCAATATATTGAGTTTATGCAGAATGGTCAATCCGGGGACCGGTTTACCAATGGATATAATGACGGAAATGCTGAATTCGCTAAAGGCTCGTCCGTAATGTACCTTCAAGGGGTTTGGGCAATTCCTGAAATCCTGAAGGCGAATCCCGATATTAAACTTGGCGTATTCGCTTATCCATTAAGCAATGATACCTCTAAGAACTATCTTGTATCTGGTGTTGATGTGTTATTTTCTCTCTCTGCAACATCTAAGGTTACTGCGGAAGCGACGAAATTCATCGACTTCATGATGGAGGCGGATAACGCCCAACAATATATAGATGAGCAAAAGTCATTCTCGACAATAAATAATATTTTCCAGAATGATGAAGTATATTCTGACCTCAAACCTATATTTGCGGAAGGCCGGGTAGCAGACTTTCCAGATCATTATATTAACGGAATGGCGGTTGACGTTATCTTGCAGGAACTGATGCAGAAGAAAAATGTCGATAATGCCTTGGCGGAAATGGATACACAGTATGACAAAATGGCCAGTCGTTAA
- a CDS encoding sugar ABC transporter permease, with the protein MKKNNLGIYLLLVLPATILFFIFHTIPAVMGIFYSFTDWNGLKPTYKMVGFINYLNVFKDKDVLDAYLFTFKFAILTTVIVNVVSLCIALALNSNIKLKNFFKGLYFMPYILSMLIVAYIFNYFFANFWIDIMGYLGIEKWMVNPLGNEKGAWLAIVFVTVWQSAAFNTVLYLAGLQTISEDLYEASALDGANKWKEFWGITFPMIAPFFTINMVLSLKGFLQVFDQVLALTGGGPFGVTRSIALLIYKNGFSGNEFAYQSANAVIYFVVIVAISLIQLRYLQKREMNL; encoded by the coding sequence GTGAAAAAAAATAATTTAGGAATCTACTTGTTGCTGGTTCTGCCCGCCACGATTCTATTTTTTATCTTCCATACCATACCGGCAGTGATGGGGATATTTTATAGCTTTACAGATTGGAACGGACTTAAGCCTACTTATAAAATGGTCGGGTTTATAAACTACCTAAATGTATTTAAGGACAAGGATGTGCTGGACGCCTATTTATTTACGTTCAAATTCGCTATCTTAACGACGGTCATTGTGAATGTTGTAAGTTTATGCATAGCGCTGGCACTAAACAGCAATATCAAATTAAAAAACTTTTTTAAAGGGCTTTATTTTATGCCTTATATCTTAAGCATGTTGATTGTGGCCTATATTTTCAACTATTTCTTTGCAAACTTTTGGATCGATATTATGGGCTACCTGGGAATTGAGAAATGGATGGTCAATCCGCTTGGAAATGAGAAAGGCGCTTGGTTAGCCATTGTGTTCGTTACAGTATGGCAGTCCGCAGCGTTTAACACGGTATTATACCTGGCAGGACTACAAACCATTTCTGAAGATCTGTACGAAGCCTCGGCTCTGGATGGGGCCAATAAATGGAAAGAATTCTGGGGCATAACGTTTCCGATGATCGCTCCATTCTTCACCATAAATATGGTGCTCTCTTTGAAGGGGTTCCTGCAGGTCTTCGATCAGGTTCTTGCATTGACGGGCGGCGGTCCCTTTGGAGTTACCCGTTCGATCGCGCTGTTGATTTACAAGAATGGATTTTCGGGTAATGAATTTGCTTACCAATCGGCTAACGCGGTTATTTACTTTGTGGTCATTGTGGCGATTTCGTTAATCCAGCTTCGTTATCTTCAGAAGAGGGAGATGAATTTATAA
- a CDS encoding carbohydrate ABC transporter permease — MRTKRTNWLATCFLIAGSVFLLFPLYMTFMLSIKNNKEIADSILAFPKVWRWENFITAAEKVNYWQKFRNSSIITVLTVTFTLFTNSFVAYAIKKKFDHKFFKGLYFYFISAMFVPFPIIMLPVVKLTARLGLDNLYGLILLYIVYGLSFNVLLYVGYLRSLPQELDEAAIVDGASVWQTFWKIIFPLLAPINATVAIITTVWAWNDFLLPLIMLDQESQTTLPLAQFIFQSKFGQDTNLAFASYLMAMAPLLIVYILAQKWIISGVTRGAVK, encoded by the coding sequence ATGCGTACAAAACGGACAAACTGGTTAGCCACTTGTTTTCTGATTGCTGGATCCGTATTTTTGCTATTTCCCTTGTACATGACCTTTATGCTGTCCATAAAAAACAATAAGGAAATTGCCGATAGCATCCTTGCCTTTCCAAAAGTGTGGAGATGGGAGAATTTCATTACGGCCGCAGAAAAGGTGAATTACTGGCAGAAATTTCGAAATAGTTCCATCATTACCGTGCTAACGGTTACTTTTACACTATTCACTAATTCTTTTGTTGCCTATGCAATCAAGAAGAAATTTGATCATAAGTTTTTCAAAGGTTTGTATTTTTACTTTATAAGTGCGATGTTTGTGCCATTTCCGATTATCATGTTGCCTGTAGTGAAATTGACTGCCAGATTAGGCTTGGATAATTTGTATGGTCTTATCTTGCTGTATATCGTCTATGGCTTGTCCTTTAATGTCCTGCTGTATGTTGGATATTTAAGAAGCTTGCCTCAAGAGCTGGATGAAGCAGCAATAGTGGATGGGGCTTCAGTATGGCAAACGTTCTGGAAGATCATATTTCCACTGTTGGCGCCTATTAATGCTACGGTGGCCATTATTACAACGGTCTGGGCTTGGAATGACTTTTTGCTGCCACTGATTATGTTGGACCAAGAGTCGCAAACTACGTTGCCACTAGCTCAATTTATATTCCAATCAAAATTTGGGCAGGACACGAACTTGGCGTTCGCTTCCTATTTAATGGCAATGGCCCCTTTGTTGATTGTCTATATACTAGCGCAGAAATGGATCATAAGTGGTGTTACACGAGGCGCGGTGAAATAA
- the msrA gene encoding peptide-methionine (S)-S-oxide reductase MsrA, which produces MNEQHANEKDSGEQLATFAGGCFWCMVKPFDELPGIVSIISGYTGGHTVNPTYEEVGTETTGHVEAVQITFQPDVFPYDRLLELYWQQIDPTDKGGQFLDRGYSYRTVIFVHNEEQRVKAEASKQAQKASKRFKGPIVTEIIPAGPFYSAEEVHQNYYKTHVANYKLYQKGSGRDEFKEQVWNNKEDKKRLRQQLTELQYEVTQNKGTEPAFQNEYWDNKREGLYVDVVNGDPLFSSTDQFDSGTGWPSFKKPIEEGLIRKEADYSQGQVRTAVRSRLSQAHLGYVFYDGPEPTKLHYRLNSAALRFIAKEELEQSGLERYLKLFDKLSKLS; this is translated from the coding sequence ATGAATGAGCAGCACGCGAATGAAAAAGATTCTGGTGAACAACTAGCCACCTTTGCCGGAGGATGCTTCTGGTGTATGGTCAAGCCGTTCGACGAACTGCCAGGCATTGTCTCCATCATTTCAGGCTATACAGGTGGACACACGGTGAATCCGACTTATGAGGAGGTCGGCACGGAAACAACAGGGCATGTTGAGGCGGTACAGATTACGTTTCAGCCGGATGTTTTTCCTTATGATCGTCTGTTAGAGCTCTATTGGCAGCAGATTGATCCTACCGATAAAGGGGGACAATTTCTGGATCGGGGTTATTCCTACCGGACCGTGATATTTGTTCACAATGAGGAGCAACGGGTGAAGGCTGAAGCTTCCAAGCAGGCGCAGAAGGCCAGTAAGAGGTTCAAGGGTCCCATTGTGACGGAGATCATTCCAGCAGGGCCATTTTATTCGGCTGAAGAGGTTCATCAGAATTACTATAAGACTCATGTTGCGAATTACAAGCTCTATCAGAAGGGCTCGGGTCGTGACGAGTTTAAGGAACAAGTCTGGAATAACAAAGAGGATAAGAAGCGGCTGCGTCAGCAGTTGACAGAACTGCAATATGAGGTCACCCAGAACAAGGGGACGGAGCCCGCGTTCCAGAATGAGTATTGGGATAACAAGCGTGAAGGGCTATATGTGGATGTAGTAAATGGAGATCCGCTGTTCAGTTCAACAGATCAATTCGATTCAGGCACCGGCTGGCCCAGCTTCAAGAAGCCAATCGAGGAGGGTCTGATCCGCAAGGAAGCGGATTATAGCCAGGGCCAGGTGCGGACGGCTGTGCGCAGCCGATTAAGCCAAGCTCATCTCGGTTACGTCTTCTACGATGGTCCAGAACCCACGAAGCTGCACTACCGGCTGAACTCTGCTGCATTGCGGTTTATCGCAAAAGAAGAGCTGGAGCAGAGCGGGCTTGAACGGTATTTGAAGTTATTTGATAAATTAAGCAAACTTTCATAA
- a CDS encoding substrate-binding domain-containing protein: MATLKDIAKEANVSPATVSRVLNNDATLSVSEGTRERIFQIAEMMHYKPSRVKRLKHESDLSNKQIGLLIWASAVDEKEDPYFAKIRLSVEKRCDELGIPIGRVVRGNEVDPILCQQMDGLIVMGSIDTDDISKIFPNHKSIVLVNHIVEDLRGYDSVKISFKQAVKDVVEHFITLGYRDIGMIGGQDYLYKLWIKHQDDVLIDKRQVYFEELMKEKGLYNEEFMFFGDWSTASGYAQMKELLGRPNRPRACFIASDPMAIGALAALKDQQVKVPEEMAIIGFDDIEVSAFMNPPLTSVRVFPEQIGRTAVQLLMERLEGRETAVHVAIETELVVRESCGGTQK, from the coding sequence ATGGCTACGTTAAAAGATATTGCGAAAGAAGCCAATGTCTCTCCGGCAACTGTGTCCCGTGTATTAAACAATGATGCCACTCTTTCTGTAAGTGAAGGGACGCGTGAGCGAATATTTCAAATTGCAGAAATGATGCATTATAAACCAAGTCGTGTGAAACGATTGAAGCATGAAAGTGATTTATCAAACAAGCAGATAGGTTTGCTTATATGGGCCTCTGCTGTTGATGAGAAAGAGGATCCATATTTCGCCAAGATCCGTCTTAGTGTTGAAAAACGCTGTGATGAACTGGGGATTCCGATAGGTCGAGTGGTCAGAGGAAATGAAGTAGATCCGATACTTTGTCAGCAAATGGACGGTTTGATTGTAATGGGTTCTATTGACACGGATGACATCAGTAAGATTTTTCCTAACCACAAGTCCATTGTGCTGGTCAACCATATCGTTGAGGATTTAAGAGGGTATGATTCTGTCAAAATCAGCTTTAAACAGGCTGTAAAGGATGTGGTCGAACATTTTATAACTCTGGGATACCGGGATATTGGGATGATTGGCGGCCAGGATTATCTTTACAAGCTATGGATTAAGCATCAAGACGATGTTTTGATAGATAAACGTCAGGTTTATTTTGAGGAACTGATGAAGGAAAAGGGACTGTACAACGAAGAGTTTATGTTCTTTGGGGATTGGAGTACAGCGAGTGGTTATGCGCAAATGAAAGAATTGCTCGGAAGACCTAACCGCCCGCGGGCTTGTTTTATTGCTAGTGATCCGATGGCCATTGGTGCGCTCGCGGCATTAAAAGATCAGCAGGTGAAAGTGCCGGAGGAGATGGCCATTATAGGCTTTGATGATATTGAGGTTTCGGCATTTATGAATCCTCCTCTAACAAGTGTTCGAGTGTTTCCGGAGCAAATCGGCAGAACTGCTGTGCAACTTCTAATGGAACGTCTGGAAGGAAGAGAAACAGCGGTGCATGTTGCGATTGAAACCGAATTAGTAGTTCGGGAAAGCTGCGGGGGCACACAGAAATAA
- a CDS encoding extracellular solute-binding protein has protein sequence MKKPLSLALALLISISVLSACGSNKSSDSSTNGETTKSGEKVKVEFFQYKSEAVATYDKLIAKFEAANPGIDVVQTNVPEAATVLKTRIAKGDVPDIISVGGDAQFEDLATNGVLADLTDYPGQAPSK, from the coding sequence ATGAAGAAACCATTATCTCTTGCACTAGCATTGCTTATATCTATATCCGTGTTAAGCGCATGCGGCAGCAACAAGAGCTCTGACAGCAGTACAAATGGAGAGACCACTAAAAGTGGTGAAAAAGTAAAAGTTGAGTTTTTTCAATATAAATCAGAAGCGGTTGCTACGTATGACAAATTGATTGCGAAGTTCGAAGCAGCAAACCCGGGCATTGACGTTGTTCAGACTAACGTTCCTGAGGCGGCTACGGTATTGAAGACACGTATTGCCAAAGGTGATGTGCCTGATATTATTTCGGTGGGTGGAGATGCTCAATTCGAAGACCTTGCCACAAATGGCGTGCTGGCTGATCTTACGGATTATCCTGGTCAAGCTCCCTCGAAATGA
- a CDS encoding alpha-galactosidase produces the protein MAIFYHEQEGLFHLQSRDMSYVIQLAHGYPAHAYWGKRLSEQGNLSGLIQHVERCSFIPNSVPEDNSISLDTLPQEYPQYGTGDFRTPAYQVQLNDGTRVTELKYVTHRIIKGKQSLEGLPAVYAEDGDEVQTLELELSDNNSGLTVVLSYTMFETFNAIARSVKFINRGKEACRLLKALSASVDFQDADFEWLCLHGSWVRERHIERRAIGHGGTSAASRRGSSSHQMNPFIALLRPNTDEDQGDVYGFSLVYSGNFEAEAQVDQFDTTRVSIGINGFDFSWLLLPGESFQTPEAVMVYSSEGLGGMSRTYHKLYRTRLCRGIHRDRERPILVNNWEATYFDFNAEKVEAIATSAAELGIELFVLDDGWFGKRDDDTSSLGDWMVDQNKLPKGLADLADRVIRQGLQFGLWFEPEMISPDSDLYRKHPDWCLHAPERRRTEARKQLVLDMSRQDVRDYLFERLSGILTAAPITYIKWDMNRNMTEIGSVLASAERQSETAHRYILGLYELLERLTERFPEILFESCSGGGGRFDPGMLYYMPQTWTSDDTDAVERLKIQYGTSLVYPISTMGAHVSAVPNHQVGRVTPLKTRGDVAMSGNLGYELDLTVFTEEEKAVVRQQVSIYKDIRSLVQQGDLYRLRSPFEGSRNETAWMFVSEDRREALVFYFQVLAIPNAPLKRLALKGLNPEWTYCIEDLEILYRGDRLMQAGLHLPLFHHDYVSQCWKVKVV, from the coding sequence ATGGCTATCTTTTATCATGAACAAGAAGGGTTGTTTCATCTGCAGTCCAGGGATATGAGCTACGTAATTCAGTTGGCTCATGGTTACCCGGCCCATGCGTATTGGGGAAAAAGATTAAGCGAACAAGGGAATCTGTCAGGGCTGATTCAACACGTAGAACGCTGCTCCTTCATCCCTAATTCGGTGCCGGAGGACAACAGCATCTCCTTGGATACCTTGCCTCAGGAATACCCGCAGTATGGAACAGGTGACTTCCGAACTCCGGCTTATCAGGTTCAGCTAAACGACGGTACACGGGTGACCGAGCTAAAATATGTTACCCATCGCATAATTAAGGGGAAGCAGTCGCTCGAAGGGTTGCCAGCGGTCTATGCTGAAGATGGAGATGAGGTGCAGACGCTTGAACTAGAGTTGAGTGATAACAACTCTGGGCTTACGGTCGTTCTGAGCTACACGATGTTCGAGACATTTAATGCCATTGCAAGATCCGTGAAGTTCATCAACCGCGGCAAGGAAGCTTGTCGTCTCTTGAAAGCATTAAGTGCCAGCGTAGATTTTCAGGATGCAGATTTCGAATGGTTATGCTTGCACGGTTCGTGGGTTAGAGAGCGGCATATTGAAAGACGAGCCATAGGGCATGGAGGAACATCTGCCGCGAGCCGCCGGGGCTCCAGCAGTCATCAAATGAATCCCTTTATTGCATTGCTCCGGCCGAATACAGATGAGGACCAAGGTGATGTATATGGATTCAGTCTGGTGTACAGCGGCAATTTCGAAGCGGAGGCCCAAGTGGATCAATTCGATACGACACGGGTATCCATCGGGATTAACGGCTTTGATTTCTCCTGGCTCCTGTTGCCTGGGGAGAGCTTTCAAACGCCTGAAGCTGTAATGGTGTATTCGTCGGAAGGCTTGGGCGGCATGTCACGTACCTACCATAAGCTGTACCGGACCCGTCTGTGCCGAGGGATCCACCGCGATCGAGAGCGTCCCATTCTGGTCAATAACTGGGAAGCGACTTACTTCGACTTTAACGCAGAGAAAGTTGAAGCTATCGCAACGAGCGCCGCAGAGCTCGGGATTGAACTCTTCGTCTTGGATGACGGCTGGTTTGGCAAACGGGATGATGATACCAGCTCTTTGGGAGATTGGATGGTAGACCAGAACAAACTGCCTAAGGGTCTGGCAGATCTGGCAGATCGGGTCATACGTCAAGGGCTGCAGTTCGGCCTTTGGTTCGAGCCAGAGATGATCTCTCCCGACAGCGACCTGTACCGGAAGCACCCGGACTGGTGTCTGCACGCTCCAGAGCGGCGGCGGACGGAGGCCAGGAAGCAACTGGTTCTGGATATGTCGCGCCAAGATGTGCGCGACTATCTGTTTGAACGTTTGAGCGGGATTCTTACAGCGGCTCCTATTACGTACATCAAGTGGGACATGAATCGGAACATGACAGAGATCGGATCGGTGTTGGCAAGTGCGGAACGGCAGTCTGAGACAGCACACCGATATATACTTGGACTTTACGAGTTGCTGGAACGGTTGACGGAAAGATTCCCGGAAATTTTGTTCGAGAGCTGTTCTGGTGGAGGAGGTCGCTTCGATCCGGGAATGTTGTATTACATGCCGCAGACCTGGACGAGCGACGATACCGATGCGGTGGAGCGACTTAAGATCCAATACGGCACCAGCCTTGTGTATCCGATCAGCACGATGGGCGCCCATGTGTCGGCCGTGCCGAACCATCAGGTAGGGCGGGTTACCCCACTTAAGACCCGTGGAGACGTAGCTATGTCAGGCAACCTAGGCTATGAGCTTGATTTGACTGTGTTTACCGAGGAAGAGAAAGCCGTTGTTCGGCAGCAGGTATCTATATATAAGGATATACGGTCCCTGGTGCAGCAAGGTGATTTATATCGGTTAAGAAGTCCCTTTGAGGGCAGCAGAAATGAAACCGCATGGATGTTTGTTTCCGAAGACCGCAGAGAAGCATTGGTATTCTATTTCCAAGTGCTTGCTATTCCGAATGCTCCTCTTAAACGGCTGGCCTTGAAAGGGCTGAATCCCGAATGGACCTACTGCATTGAGGATTTGGAAATACTCTACAGGGGTGATCGGCTCATGCAGGCTGGCCTCCATCTACCACTATTTCATCATGATTATGTAAGTCAATGCTGGAAAGTGAAGGTCGTTTAG
- a CDS encoding IS110 family transposase: MKFKAQEKQNQLIENISSSHLVVGVDIAQEAHVARAVSYRGIALGSPLEFGSHDEGFRLFGRWIQDLLKSYKLSKIIVGMEPTGHYWLSLARWLSDQGIEAVLVNPHLVKKNKENRDNTPSKSDRKDALVIADMIKNGYYSPVRFNPEAYEELRILMSNRGTVTKRLNSAVNQIHRWVDIVFPELRQVFKILTCTSAIATLRLFPLPNEISRLTTEQVLTGWKQYVKRHSGVKRAEQLIMLAKCSVGATQALHAYKLHLGQLLEEYDLAQRQLEQIETELHLILERIPYAQKLLQIRGINATSLAGILGEAGDLSGYAHGNALLRHAGLNLAEASSGKWRGKMVLSKRGRPRLRHFLYLMTMCMVMTNPDVRALHHHNVEVKKLKKMKSIMKLCGKVARMLVGLAKSSEAYDSIKVFPQAA; encoded by the coding sequence ATGAAGTTTAAAGCTCAAGAAAAGCAAAATCAACTCATTGAAAACATTTCCTCATCCCATCTTGTCGTCGGCGTAGATATAGCACAAGAAGCACATGTCGCTCGTGCAGTAAGCTACCGGGGAATTGCTTTGGGATCGCCGCTCGAGTTCGGCAGCCATGACGAGGGCTTTCGCCTGTTCGGACGCTGGATTCAAGATCTGCTCAAATCTTACAAGCTGAGCAAAATCATTGTGGGTATGGAACCCACCGGACATTACTGGCTGAGCCTGGCTCGCTGGCTCTCAGACCAAGGCATTGAGGCTGTTCTGGTGAATCCACACCTCGTTAAAAAGAACAAGGAAAATCGCGACAATACCCCATCCAAAAGCGATCGTAAGGACGCGCTTGTTATTGCAGATATGATTAAGAACGGATACTACTCTCCTGTACGTTTTAATCCAGAAGCCTACGAGGAACTGCGAATTCTCATGTCAAACCGGGGCACCGTCACCAAACGGCTCAACAGTGCTGTTAACCAGATTCATCGTTGGGTAGATATTGTGTTCCCCGAGTTGCGACAGGTCTTTAAGATTCTTACCTGCACCAGTGCCATCGCTACACTTAGGCTCTTCCCTCTACCGAACGAAATTAGTCGACTAACGACTGAACAGGTCCTTACCGGCTGGAAGCAATACGTAAAGCGTCATTCCGGAGTTAAACGAGCTGAGCAACTCATTATGCTAGCTAAATGCAGTGTTGGTGCAACTCAGGCGCTCCACGCTTACAAGCTTCATCTGGGCCAACTACTTGAGGAATATGACTTAGCACAGCGCCAGCTGGAACAGATTGAGACTGAACTCCATCTCATCCTCGAACGTATTCCCTACGCGCAGAAGCTGCTTCAAATCCGAGGCATTAATGCAACGAGCTTAGCTGGCATACTAGGCGAAGCCGGTGATCTGAGCGGCTATGCACACGGAAATGCCTTGCTACGACATGCTGGTCTAAATCTAGCTGAAGCAAGTTCGGGGAAGTGGCGTGGAAAAATGGTGCTCAGCAAACGAGGCCGTCCACGTCTGCGACACTTTCTCTATTTAATGACGATGTGCATGGTAATGACCAATCCGGACGTCAGGGCCTTACATCACCATAACGTCGAGGTAAAGAAGTTAAAGAAGATGAAGTCCATTATGAAATTATGCGGTAAAGTTGCCCGAATGCTTGTTGGCCTGGCTAAGAGCAGCGAAGCTTACGACTCCATAAAAGTCTTTCCACAAGCCGCATAA
- a CDS encoding tRNA-dihydrouridine synthase codes for MSNEPNFWLDLPKPFFILAPMEDVTDIVFRHVISEAAKPDVFFTEFTNTESYCHPVGNESVRGRLTFTEDEQPIVAHIWGNKPAFFEQMSIDLKKLGFRGIDLNMGCPVQNVAANGKGAGLIHHPEIAAEIIQAAKAGGLPVSVKTRLGYSDIDEWRDWLGHVLKQDIANLSIHLRTKKEMSKVPAHWELIPEIKKLRDEIAPNTLLTINGDIPDRATGLQLVEQYGVDGVMIGRGIFTNPFAFEQEPKEHSAKDFLHLLLLQLDLHDKYSTEILPRLFKPLLRFIKIYVRGFKGAGELRNQLMDTTSTDEVRRLVKPFVDQELD; via the coding sequence ATGAGTAACGAACCAAATTTTTGGCTGGATTTACCGAAACCGTTTTTTATATTAGCACCAATGGAAGATGTCACAGATATTGTATTTCGTCACGTCATTAGCGAAGCGGCAAAACCTGACGTATTTTTCACGGAATTCACAAATACAGAAAGTTATTGTCACCCTGTAGGAAATGAAAGTGTTCGTGGTCGACTAACGTTCACAGAAGATGAGCAACCGATTGTCGCCCATATTTGGGGCAATAAACCGGCATTTTTTGAACAGATGAGTATTGATTTGAAGAAACTTGGTTTTCGTGGTATCGATTTAAACATGGGATGCCCCGTACAAAACGTCGCCGCCAATGGAAAAGGGGCTGGATTAATACATCATCCTGAAATTGCAGCAGAAATTATTCAAGCAGCAAAAGCAGGTGGATTGCCAGTCAGTGTTAAGACAAGATTGGGTTACTCTGATATTGACGAGTGGCGCGACTGGTTAGGACATGTATTGAAACAAGATATTGCGAATCTTTCCATTCACCTTCGTACAAAAAAAGAGATGAGTAAAGTACCTGCACACTGGGAACTAATCCCTGAAATAAAAAAATTACGCGATGAAATTGCTCCAAATACGTTGTTAACCATTAATGGAGATATTCCTGACCGCGCAACAGGATTGCAATTGGTCGAACAATACGGCGTGGATGGTGTCATGATTGGCCGCGGTATTTTCACCAATCCATTTGCTTTTGAACAAGAACCTAAAGAACACAGCGCGAAGGATTTTCTCCATTTACTTCTGTTACAGTTGGATCTTCACGATAAATATTCAACAGAAATCCTGCCGCGTTTATTTAAACCCCTTCTTCGCTTTATCAAAATCTATGTGCGTGGATTTAAAGGTGCAGGCGAACTAAGAAACCAATTAATGGATACCACGTCAACCGATGAAGTACGTCGTTTAGTAAAGCCTTTTGTAGATCAAGAATTAGATTGA